The Longimicrobium terrae region CGCGGGCGTGGGCGGATCGCTGCGGGATGAAATTGCGCACTCCGACGTCGTGCTCACCAACGCGGCCGGTGTCTACGCCGAGCCGATGGCGGATACGGTGCTGGCGATGATGCTGCACTTTGCCCGCGGGCTGGACTTCGCCGTGCGCGCCCAGGCGGACCGCCGCTGGGACAAGGCCCCGTTCGACGACGCCGAATCGCCCATCCGCGAACTGAACGAGGCCACGGTGGGCATCGTGGGCCTGGGCGGCATCGGGCGGGCGGTGGCGCACCGGGCCTCGGCGCTGGGAATGACCGTGGTCGCCAGCCGCCGCGGCGGGGGAGACGGGCCCGACGGGGTGGAGGTCTTCCATGGAGAGGACGCGCTCGATCAACTGCTGCCGCGCGCGGACTTCCTCGTCGTCACCGTGCCGCTGACGGCGGAAACCGAGGGGCTGATCGGCGCGCGGGAGCTGGCGATGCTGCCGGAGGGCGCCGTGGTCATCAACGTGGCGCGCGGCGCGGTGTTGGACGAGCGGGCGCTGATCGATGCGCTGCGCTCCGGACGGCTGCGCGGCGCGGGGCTGGACGTGTTCGCGCGCGAGCCGCTGCCGGACGATTCGCCCCTGTGGACTCTTCCCAACGTCCTGGTGACGCCCCATGTTTCGGGCGCGTCGCACCGCTTCTGGCGGCGCCAGACGGAGCTGATCGTGCAAAACATCCGGCGGTACGCGGCGGGCGGGCCCCTGCGGAACACCGTCGACAAGAAGGCGGGCTACTAGCTTGGAAAACATCATCACCGCGGCGGTGCAGCGCGGGGCCAGCGACCTGCACATCAAGGCGGGCGACGTGTTCCGCGCCCGCATCAACGGATCCCTCATCCCCCTCACCAAGCAGCGGCTTACCCCCGAACAGACGCGCGCCATCGCCCTCAAGCTCATCCCCAACGAGCGCGACCGGCAGGCCTTGGACGACCTGCAGGACTACGACTGCTCGTGGGGACTCCCCGGCGTGGGCCGCTTTCGCGTGAACATCCTGCGCCAGCGCGGCAGCTTCATGGTGGTGATGCGGGTGATTCCGTTCGAGATCCCCACGCTCGACGCGCTGGGGCTGCCGCCGGTGGTGCAGGACGTGGCGGCGCTGGAGCGCGGCCTGGTGCTGGTCACCGGGGTGACGGGTTCCGGCAAGAGCAGCACGCAGGCCGCCATGATCGGCTTCATGAACAACAACATGCGGCGGCACATCGTCACGCTGGAGAACCCCATCGAGTTTCTGCACCGTGACGTGAACTGCTCCATCACGCAGCGCGAAGTGGGGATCGACACGGACACCTTCCGCGTAGGTCTCCGCGCGGCGCTGCGGCAGGACCCGGACGTGATCCTGATCGGCGAAATGCGCGACAGCGAATCCATCGACATCGCGCTCAAGTCCGCCGAAACGGGGCACCTGGTCATCAGCACCGTGCACACCAAGGACGCGGCCAGCACCATCAGCCGCCTGGTGGCCACCTTTCCGCCGGAAGAGCAGAAGGTGGTGCGCCTGCGCCTGGCGGAGCAGCTGCAGGCCGTGATCTCGCAGCGCCTGCTGCCCAAGAAGGACGGCAAGGGACGCGTGCTGGCGGCGGAGGTGATGGTCGTCAGCGGCACCATCCGCGACTGCATCGCCGACGAAAACCGCGCCTCGGAGATCCCGGAGCACATCGCGGGCGGGCGCACCACGTATGGCATGCAGACGTTTGACCAGTGCCTGATGGACCTGGTGATGAGCGGGCAGGTGGATTACGGCGTGGCCAAGGCGGCCGCCAGCAACCCCGGCGACTTTGAGCTGAAGCTCAACATGCTGTCCGGCGGGGGCGCCCCCGGCGCGCAGAACGGCGGCGCCGGGATGGCCGGCATTTCTTCCGAATACTTCTGATGGAATACGCGCTGCTGGCCCTGTCCCAGGCCGCCGGGCTGCTGCTGGTGCCCTTTGGCCTTCCCGGCACCTGGCTTCAGGTCGCGGGGATGGCGGGATACGCGTGGGCCACGGACTTCACCCGCATCGGCTGGCCCACGCTGGCCGCCGCCGTCGTCCTGGCCATCATCGGCGAGGTGGTGGAGTTCACCATCGGGGCCCGGTACACGCGGATGTACGGAGGCAGCCAGCGCGCGGCGTGGGGCGCCATCCTCGGCGGGCTGGTGGGCGCGGTCGTCGGCGTTCCCGTCTTCCTCATCGGCAGCGTGATCGGCGCCTTCATCGGCGCGTTCGTGGGCGCGGTGGTGATGGAGATGACGCGCGGGCCGGAGTGGCGCGCGGCGCTGCGGGCGGGGTGGGGCGCGTTTCTGGGACGGCTGGTGGCGACCGTGGCCAAGGCGGCCGTGAGCGTGGTGATCGCGGCCCTGGCGCTGGTGTCGGCGCTTGGTTGATCCCCGCCGCGCGCCCGATGCGGCGCGCGAAATGGACCGCGTGCTGCGCGCCCCGCGCTTTGCCGACGCGCTGCGGGGCGCGGCCGCGGCGGCGCTGGAGCCGGCCGGGATGCGGCTGGAAACGGTGCTGATGCGCGACGGCGCCGCGCTCCGCGAGCACCCGGCGTGGGTCCCCGCCGGCCAGCCGCCGCGCGCCGTGAGCGCCGGGACCGCGGCGGAGGCCGTGGCGCGCGCGCTCGCCTCGGGGATGCCGGAGGCGATGGACGGCATGGGGCGCGGCGTGGCCCTTCCCCTCCTCGGCTCGGAGGACGCACCCTTCGCCATCCTCCTGGTGGACGCGGCGGACGCGGACGCGGAGGCACGGGCCTCCTCCGTCGCCCTGCTCGCCGCCGTGGGACCGGCGCTGCACGCGCGGTGGCGGGTGGAGTCTGCCGAGCAGGCCCGCGACGCCGCGGAGCGCCGATCGCGGCTGTACGGCGCCATCTGCGAGTCGCTGGGTGATCCCGTGCTGGTGACGGACCGCCGCAACCGCATCCTGCTGGAGAACGGGCGTGCCCGCGCGCTGCTTTCCTCCGCGCCGGACGCGCCGGAAGAGCACCGGCGCCGCGCGGAGGTGAACAACTACCTGTTCACCTCCTTTCTGGCGCGCCCTCCCGCCGCGCAGGGCGAGCCGCGCGAACTGACGCTCGTGGATCCGGAGACGGGGGCGGAGCGGCGCTTTGAGGCCGTGCCCGCGCCGCTGCCGCAGGGCGCCAGCTTTCCGGACGACGGCACGGTGTCGCTGCTGCGCGACGTCACCGACCTGCGCAACACCTCCCACCAGCTGGGCCACCAGGTGCGGCGCGCGCGGCAGGCGGAGTCCACCGCGCGCGCGGAACGCGATCAGCTGAACCTCGTCCTGGCCCACGCCGGCGCGCCCATCGTGGTCACCGACCACCGCGGCGCGGTCATGTTGATGAACCGCGAGGCGCAGCGGCTGTTCGGGCCGCGGCCGGACGGCGCGCCCGACCCGCGCGCCGCATCCAACGCGGAGCGCATCTTTGCCGCCGTGGAGGAGTTCACCGCGGGGGACGAGGCGGCCGCGGTCACCCGGGTGGAGCTGCGCGAAACCGAGTCGCCGCGCGACCTGCCCGCGGAGCTGATCTGCGCGCGCATCCGCGACGGCGACAACGCGACGGCCGCCGTCGTCTGCATCCTGCACGACCGCACGCATGAGGTAGAAAACGCGCGCCTCGCGTCCGAGCTGGCGCGGGTGAACGCGGGGCTGCAGCAGTCCATCCGCGAAGCGACCGCCGAGTTGACGGACCAGAACCGGCAGCTGGCGTGGCAGCGGCAGGAGTTGGAGCGCGCGTACCGGCACAAGAGCGAGTTTCTGGCGAGCATGAGCCACGAGCTGCGCACCCCCATCAACGCGCTGCTGGGATACACGGCGCTGATGCGGGAGCGCATCTACGGCGACCTTACCGAGCGGCAGGACGAGGCGCTGCAGCGGGTGCAGACGGCCAGCGAGCACCTGCTGGCGCTGGTGAACGACATTCTGGACCTGGCGAAGATCGAGGCGGGGCGCATGCCGCTGCACCTGGAGCCGCTGGCGCTGGGGGGGCTGGTGCAGGAGCTGGCGGACGGGCTGGAGCCGATGGCGCACGCCCGCGGGCTGCGCCTGCTGGTGGACGTGCCCGACACGCTTCCCGTGCTGCTGACGGACCGCATGCGGCTCAAGCAGATTCTGCTGAACCTGATGAGCAACGCGGTCAAGTTCACGCACCAGGGCTCGGTGACGCTGCGCGCGCGCACGGTGGCGGAAGGGGTGGAGGTGCAGGTGGCGGACACCGGCATCGGCATCTCGCAGAACGACCTGCGCGGCATCTTTGACGATTTCCGGCAGGCGGACCAGTCGTCCACGCGCGAGTACGGCGGAACCGGGCTGGGGCTGTCCATCGTCCGCAAGCTGCTGGGGCTGCTGGGCGGATCGATTCACGTGGAGTCGCGGCCGAGCGAAGGCTCCGTCTTTACCGTGAGCCTGCCGGTGCGCACGGTGATGGCGCGCGAGGGCGAGGAAGCCATCCACCGCGCCATGCACGGGCAGGCGGTGGTGGTGGAGGACGGCGTGGCCCGCGCGCTGCCGCCGCCGGAGTCCGCCCGCGGCTGAAAACGTGTCGGTCGATGACGGGCGCGGGGTGGAGAGCGTACCTGTCGGCGCGCGGTGTTTCCGGCCTGGAGCATTGTCCGCCCGGGGCTGCAAAAGGATGAGCGTCGGTTGATGACGGACGTGGGGCGCGGAGCGTACCGGCTGGCGGTGTTCGACTTCGACGGAACGCTCGCGGATTCGTTTCCGTGGTTTCTGGGGGCGGTGAACCAGGCGGCGGAGCGGTACCGCTTCCGGCGGATCGAGGATGGGGATGTGCAGATGCTCCGCGGGCTCAGCGCGCGGAGCATTGTTGCGCATCTGCGCGTGCCCGCGTGGAAGCTGCCGCTGGTTGCGCGGTACATGCGGCGGCTCGCGGCGGCGGAAATCGGGCGGATCACGCCGTTCGGCGGCGTGCTTCCGCTTCTGCATATTCTGGCGGACCGCGGCGTGGCGCTGGCCGTGGTCACCTCCAACTCACGGGAGAACGTCGCCTGCGTGCTGGGGCCGGAGATTGCCGCGCGTGTCGGGTTGTGGGAGTGCGGGGCGTCGCTGTTCGGCAAGGCGCGGCTGTTCCGGCGGGTGGTGGCGCGCGCGGGGGTGGATCCGGCGCGCGCCCTGTGCATCGGCGACGAGGTGCGGGATGCGGAGGCGGCGCGGGCAGCGGGCGTTGCGTTCGGCGCGGTCACGTGGGGATACACGTCCGCTGATACGCTCCGCGCACAGAATCCGGCGTACCTGTTTCACTCCGTTCCGGACATCGCCGCGGCGTTCGAGGGGTGATGGGCGGGTTCTGTGTGGATGGCGGATACAGGCGGATGCCCGAAGTCGGTTGAGCGGATGAATCCGCCGCTCCAACAGCGCAAAGCCCCGACACGACGCGCTGGCGCGCGACGTTCGGGGCTTCAACTGCATGGGGATCCTGGGCGATGATCGGTGCGCGGCGCGTGGTTGGACCGGGCGGACAATAGATCCTTCGTCGGCGCCAAGCCGCGGCGTGGCGGAGGGTGCGGCCGGCGCCTCCTCAGGATGACATGTTGTTGCGGGGATGTCAGTTACCACGCCCACGCCCAGCCATGTCATCCTGAGGGAGCGTGCGCCGTGCTTTCCGTCCCGCCGAACGTTGCGCGACCGAAGGATCTACTCTCCGCCAAGCCAACCACGCGAATCGCGCCGAAGCCCGCCGCCGCAGTCCGCGCAGGCGGACTTCGTGCCTTTCCAGCGGCGAATTCATTCGCTCCTGGACGGCGGCTCGGCCGATGCTGGTCGGGATGACACCTCACCTGATTCTCCTCTTCCGCCACGCGCGGCACGGAATGCCTCCGGCGAATCCCATCCGCCGAACGCTCCGGCATCGTCCATGCGCCTGCGGTGCGACCTGTCCATCCACGCACCCCTTGCAGCTGATCGATGACGGAACGCGAAGCGCAGAGCAGCAAGCCCTCACCGGGGTCCGCCGGGCACGAGTCCGCGCGGGAGCGCATCGTTCTCCAGGCGGCGGACGGCGCGCGGGCGGAGGTGTACCTGCACGGCGCGCACGTGACCTCGTGGACGCCCGCGGGCGCGGACCGCGACGCGCTGTTCCTGAGCGCCAACGCAGATTTCGGCGACGGCAAGGCGATCCGCGGCGGCATTCCGGTCATCTTTCCGCAGTTCGCCGCGGAAGGCCCGCTCCCCAAGCACGGCTTTGCGCGGGACCGCGCGTGGCGGCTTGTGGCTGGCGAGCGGCCGGATCAGGCGCTCTTCGAGTTGGCGGACACGCCGGAAACGCGCGCCATCTGGAATCACGCGTTCCGGGCCGAACTGCGCGTCACCGTCTCCGGCGCGGCGCTGGAGGTGGCGCTCACGGTGCAGAACACGGGTGACACGCCTTTCTCCTTTACCGCCGCGCTGCACACCTATCTACGCGTGGATGACATCGCGCGGACGGTCCTGCGCGGACTGCGGGGCACGCGCATCCGCGACAAGGTGGCGGGCGGGGATCGCGTGGAGGAGGCGGATGAACTGCGGATCGCGGGCGAGGTGGACCGGGTGTACCTGGACGCGCCGCCCTCGCTGGAGATGGTGGATGGCGAGCGGCGGATGACCATCCAGTCCAACGGCTTTCCCGACACGGTCGTGTGGAATCCCGGCGCCGCACTCGCCGCGCGCCTGGCGGACCTGGAGCCCGGCGGCGAGCGGCGGATGCTGTGCGTGGAAGCCGCCGCGGTCGGCACGCCGGTGCACCTGGAGCCCGGCGCGCGCTGGACGGGCTCGCAGACGCTGACGGCCGGATGACGGCATCCCATTCCGGCCATCTCCGCGACGAGTTCGGCGAGATCGACATCTACCTGTTCGACCAGCTTCTCCGCGGGCGCTTCGACGCGTACCGCACGGTGCTGGACGCGGGGTGCGGCGCCGGGCGCAACCTGGTGTGGTTTCTCCGCAACCGGTTCGAGGTGTTCGCCGTCGACCGCGACGAGGGTTCCGTGCTGCGCGTGCGCCAGTTGATGGCCGACCTTGCGCCGCATCTGCCGCCGGAGCGCGTGCAGCAGGCGGAAGTGGAGTCGCTGCCGTACGCGGATGCGTCCATGGATGCCGTGCTGAGCAGCGCCGTGCTGCACTTTGCGCGCGACCAGGCGCACTTCGACGCCATGGTGAACGAGATGTGGCGCGTTCTGCGTCCCGGCGGTCTGTTCTTCGCGCGGCTGGCGACCACGATCGGCATCGAGGACCGGGTGCGGCCGCTGGGCGGCGAGCGCTACCGGCTTCCGGACGGCAGCACACGCTTTCTGATGGATGAGGCGCGGCTGCTGGAGCGCACGTCCGCGCTGGGCGCCACCCTGGCCGATCCGATCCGGACAACGAACGTGCAGAACCTGCGGGCGATGACCACGTGGTGCCTCATCCGCCCCGCCTGAAGGAATGATCCCGATGCGCACACCATGATGACCGAAACCCGCCCGGACGCCGGATACGTCGTTCCGCGCCGCTTCATCCGCCACACCGCCGACGTGCCGCTGGAGGTGGAGCGCACGGGCGGCGGGGCGGGGCTGAAGCCGTCCGCCACGAACGTGAGCTTCGGCGGGCTCTCCTTTGTCTCGGACGAGGAACTGCCTATGGGGACGGAGATCCGCGTGCGCATCACGCAGGTGGATCCGCCGTTCGACGCCGAGGCGCGCGTGGTGTGGTGCAAGGCCGAGGGTGACGCCTTCTGTATCGGCGTGCAGTTTCTGGGGAAGGAAGACGCCTTTCGCATCCGGATGGTGGAGCAGGTGTGCGCCATCGACCAGTACCGGCGGGAGTCCGCGGAGCAGGGGCGCGAGTTGACGCCGGAAGAGGCCGCGACGGAGTGGATTACGCGCTTCGCCGACCGCTTTCCGTCATCCTGATCATCATCCCGCGAGGACGGACGAGGTTGATGCGGACCAGGGATGGCGGCTTCCGGGAGCGGTTGCGGCGGAGCGCGCGGGGCGCGAAACTGAGGACGTGAACACTTCTCTGCTTTCGTTTGCTCTGGCCGTGCTGGCCGTGGCTGGATGCGTCGCCCTGCTGGTGCGCAGCGGGCGTGCGTTGCTGCGCGTGGGCCTGAACGCGGCCGAGGCGCAGGCCGTCTCCGGCCTGGCCGACGTCAGCGAGCGCCGCGGCGACCTGACCGGGCTGATGGAGAGCCGGTCCACGGCGGCGGCGCTGCGCTCCGCACGCCGAAAGAATCTGGCGACCGCGGCGATGTACGTGCTGCTGCTGGTGGGTGCGCCGCTCGCGGGGTTCGGGCGCGAGGTGTACGCTACCTGCGCGCTGCTCTGGTTTCTGCCTACGCGCCCCGTTCGCCCGTCCGGCGTGCTGCGTGTGAACGAGCGGGAGCCGCACGGCGGCTGAGGAGCGGGAGTCGCTTACGACAGGAATGGAGAAGGGCTGAAAGCCTCGCGCGAGCGGGGCTTTTTTCGTGGCGCGAAGGCCGGGGCGGCCCCCATCCGGGCCGGCACGACCGGCTCATCCTCCGCCGATCAAGACCGGGGAGAGTTGGGACGGGCGGATGGTTCGGCGCGAGAGGCGGAAATTGGCGCGTGAGCGGATTCCGATGAGCGAATGAATCCGCCGCTCGGACAGCGGAAAGCCCCGACACCGGCCGCTGGCGCGTCCGGTTCGGGGCTTCAAGTGCATCGGAACCCGCGCCGAGATTGCGCCCCCAGTCCGCGGAGGCGGACTTCGTGTCTTTCGAGGCGCGGTTTCAACCGCCGGACGAGGCCCGCCGGCCCGCACCGCCGTCGCTCTCGCGCTGAGGTCTCCCTTTTTCCCGCGGCGCGGGGGAGAGGGCTGGGGAGAGGGGGCCTCTCCAACCGCGCCGAACCATCCGGAGCAATCAGATCCGCAGTTCTCCCCTCTCCGTGCGCAGTTTGCACGGGGAGGGGTCGGGGGAGGGGCCTCACAGCCCGGCGCCGCGCCGATCTCTGCGGACCACCTCGATCTCCGCCGTCATCCGCCTGCTAACCCGCCCGCGCCCCTAACCCGTTCGCGCGCCGCGACCTGTGCCGCATCCGGTATGCTCCCTGCAAACCGCCCGCGCTCCGAACCGATCAGCCATCGCCCCGAGCGGGAGTTTTCAGCATGCTGGACCGCAATCCCATGAACGGCCCCACCGTGTCCAAAAAGGATACGCAGCAGCCCTATCCCGGCACCGACGACGCCATGCACCGCAAGGCGGACCACGGCGAGGAAAGCTACCAAGGCTGCGGCAAGCTCACCGGCCTGGCCGCCGTCATCACCGGCGGGGACAGCGGCATCGGGCGCGCGGTGGCCATCGCGTTCGCCAAGGAGGGCGCGGACGTCGCCATCGGCTACCTGAGCGAGCAGGAAGACGTGGACGCGCAGGAAACCCGGCGCCACGTGGAAGCCGCCGGCCGCCGCTGCCTCGTCCACCGCTTTGACGTGCGCAGCCAGTCCGCCTGCCGCGAGTTCGTCGACCTGGCGGCAAAGGAGTTCGGCCGGCTGGACATTCTGGTCAACAACGCGGCGTACCAGATGGAGCAGCAGGGGATCGAAGAACTCACCGAAGAGCAGATCGACCGGACGTTCCGCACCAACATCTTCGGCTACATCTACATGGCGCAGGCCGCGCTCAAGCACCTCAAGGAAGGCGGTTGCATCATCAACACCGGCTCGGTGACGGCGCTGGAGGGCAACCCGGGGCTCATCGACTACTCGGCCACCAAGGGCGCCATCCACAACTTCACCCTCACCCTCGCGCAGGTGGTGTCGGAGAAAGGGATCCGCGTGAACGCCGTGGCGCCCGGCCCGGTGTGGACGCCGCTCATCCCCGCGACCATGAGCCCGGAAAAGGTCGCCACCTTCGGCGAGGACACCATGTGGAAGCGCCCCGCGCAGCCCATTGAGCTCGCCACCTCGTACGTGTTCCTGGCCTCCGCGGACGCGCGCTACATCTCCGGCGAGATCCTGGCGGTGACCGGAAAGGGCGGCACGCGGTGACGCGGATCGGCTATCACGCCAGCCACGAGCAGTACGCGCCCAGCCGCCTGCTGGACCTCGTCGTCCGCGCGGACCAGGCGGGCTTCCAGTCTGCCATGTGCTCCGACCACTTTCACCCGTGGACGGAAACGCAGGGGCACAGCGGCTTCGCGTGGAGCTGGCTGGGCGCCGCGCTGCAGGCGACGAAGCTTCCCTTTGGCGCCGTGACCGTCCCGGGCGGCTGGCGCTACAACCCCGCCATCATCGCGCAGGCGGCGGCCACGCTGGCGGAGATGTATCCCGGCCGCTTCTGGATCGCCCCCGGCAGCGGCGAACTGCTGAACGAGGGGATCGTCGGCGAGCGCTGGCCGGTCAAGGCGGAGCGCAACGCGCGGCTCAAGGAAGCGTGCGAGATCATCCGCGCGCTCTGGGCAGGCGAAACCGTCACCCACCGCGGGCTGATCACGGTGGAGGAGGCGCGGCTGTACTCCCTTCCCAAGGAGCCGCCCAAGATCGTGGGCGCCGCGCTTTCCCCCGCGACGGCGGAGTGGATCGGCGGGTGGGCGGACGGAATGATCACCACCGTCCGCGCCCGCAAGGACCTGCAGGCCATGATCGACGCGTTCCGCCGCGGTGGCGGGGAAGGGAAGCCCATCTACCTGCAGGCCCAGCTCTCGTTCGCGAAGACCAAGGCGGAGGCGCTGCACGGCGCGTGGGACCAGTGGCGCACCCTGATGCTCCCCACGGCGGTTCTGGGCGAGGTGCGCACGCCGGCGCACTTCGAGGCGCTCGCGGAGATCATGCGGCCGGAGGACGTGGCGGCAAAGATGAGGATCAGCGCCGATCCGGAGCAGCACCTGGAGTGGCTGGCGGAAGACGTGCAGATGGGATTCGAGGAGATCAACCTGCACTGCGTCCACCGTGACGAGCAGGAGCGGTTCATCGACGTATTCGGCGAGCGGGTGCTGCCGCAATTGAGGACCATCGGCGATTCAGGATGACGGACGCGGCGATCGGGGGAACGGGCGGCGGCGAGGCGCCGTGGTGGCGGCGCGGGGTGATCTACCAGATCTATCCGCGTTCCTATCAGGACACCAACGGGGACGGAATCGGCGACCTGCCGGGGATCGTCCGCCGGCTGGACCACCTTGCGTGGCTGGGGGTGGACGCCGTGTGGATCAGCCCGTTCTATCCATCGCCGATGGCGGATTTCGGGTATGACGTGACGGACCACAAGGCGGTGGACCGCGTGTACGGCGGCATCGTGGACTTTGACGACATCGTCCGCGAGGCGCACGCGCGCGGCATCCGCGTCATCGTGGACTACATCCCCAACCACACCTCGCACCGCCATCCGTGGTTCCTCGCGTCGCGCCTGTCGCGGGACGCGGAGCGGCGCGACTGGTACGTGTGGCGCGACGCGGCGCCGGACGGCGGCCCGCCCAACAACTGGGTGAGCGCGTTCGGCGGCAGCGCGTGGGAGTGGGACGCGCACACCCGGCAGTACTACCTGCACACCTTTCTGCGCGAGCAGCCGGACCTCAACTGGCGCAATCCGGAAGTAGTGGAGGCGATGATGGACGTGCTGCGCTTCTGGCTGGAGCGCGGCGCGGACGGCGTGCGGGTGGATGCGGTGCAGGCGGTGGTCAAGGACGAGGCGATGCGCGACAATCCGCCGAATCCCGCCTACGTGGAGGGGCGCGACGATCCGTACGACCGCCTGCTGCGCGAGCGCTCCAGCGACCAGCCCGGCGTGCACGAGGTGATTGCGCGGATGCGCGAGGTGGTGGATGGGTACGGCGGCGGGCGCGTGCTGATCGGAGAGATCTACAACGAGGTGGAGCGCGTGATGGCCTACTACGGCCAGGGCGGGCGCGGTGTCCACTTTCCGTACAACTTCCAGCTGATCAAGCTGCCTTGGAACGCGCGCGCGCTGGAGGCGGCGGTGACGCGGTACGAGTCGCTGCTGCCGGCCGGCGCGTGGCCCAACTGGGTGCTGGGCAACCACGACCGCGCGCGCGTGGCCAGCCGCGTCGGTCCCGCGCAGGCGCGCGTGGCGGCCATGCTGCTGCTGACGCTGCGCGGCACGCCGACCGTCTACTACGGGGACGAGATCGGGATGCGCAACGTGCCGATCCCGCCGGACCGCGTGCGAGATCCGTGGGAGCTGAACCTGCCCGGGCGCGGGCTGGGGCGCGATCCCGTGCGCACGCCCATGCAGTGGTCCGCGGAGGCGAACGCGGGGTTCAGTGCGCAGGAGCCGTGGCTGCCACTGCCGGAGGACTGGCGCGACGTGAACGTGGCCGCGCAGGCGGATGACCCGCGCTCCATGCTGGCGCTTCACCGCAGACTGCTCGCGTTGCGCCGCGCCGAGCCGGCCCTGGCGCTGGGCGACTGGGCCGCCGTGCCCGCCGCGGGCGACGTGCTGGCCTACACGCGCACGCACGGCGGCGACCGGCTGCTCGTCGTCCTCAACCTGGGCGAGACGCCTACGTCCATCGAGGTCGCCGGGGCGGGACGCGTGCTCCTTTCCACCGCGCTGGACCGCGGGGACGAGGCGGTAGATGGGCGGATCGACCTGCGCGGGGACGAGGGCGTGGTGGTGCGGATGGATTGAGGGCGGAAGCGGAGTTCAGGGCGGCTCCCACCCGGGCCCACTACCACGCGGAGGATGGTTGGGGTGCGGGAGGCGTAGTCCAGGGCGGCCCCCACCCGGGCCGGCACCACCGGCCCACCCTCCCCCAAAACAGACTGGGGGAGGGTTGGGGTGGGCGGCAGCCTCGGCGCGGAAAGCCAGGATCATCGCGCGCCCACGCCCTCGAGAGCGAATGAATCCGCCGCTCGAACAGCGGAAAGCCCCGACACGGCGCTATTCGCGCGCCGTTCGGGGCTTCAACTGCATTGGGGACACCATTCGGGGTCCGCCGCCGCAGTCCGCGCAGGCGGACTTCGTGTTTTTCGAGGCGCGGTTTCAACCGCCGGACGAAGGCTGCCGAGCCGCACCGCCGTCCGCCGCCGAGGTTAGGTCTCCCCCTCTCCCGCTTGCGGGAGAGGGGGCCGGGGGGAGAGGGCTGCCCGCCGCCGCGCCAATCCATCCGGAGCAGACAAACCGCCGTTCTCCCCTCCCGGTGCGCTTCCCGCACTAACGCACTAACGCACCCCGCACTCACGCACTTCCCCTACGCACTTCCCCTACGCCGAATCCTCCCGCGGCATCGCATCCTCCGGGCGGTCCATCCGCTGCACCATCACCTTGTCCACGCGGTTGCCGTCCATGTCCACCACCTCCACGCGGTACCCTTCGGCGTAGAAGTGCTGCCCCGGCCGCGGCACGCGCCCCATCCTGGCGAACACGAACCCGCCCACCGTGCGGTACTCGCGGTATTCCTCGCGGCGCTCCGGCAGGTCCAGCGCCTCGCGGAACTCCTCCATGGGCAGCGACGCGTCGATCAGCAGCGAGCCGTCTTCGCGCTTGACGATGGGGGGCGCGGCGGGCGGCCCGCCGAAGCTGGCCATTTCCCCCGCGATCTCCTCCAGCAGATCGTTCAGCGTCACGATCCCCTCGGTGCCGCCGTACTCGTTCACCACGATGGCCATGTGCACCGGGCTTTCGCGAAAGCGCTCCAGCAGGTCCAGCGCGCGCGTGCTCTCCGGGACGACGAGGGGCGGCTTCACGAACGGGCGCAGGTCCTCCACCCGCGTGCCGGAAAGCTCCGCCGCCCACAGGTCCTTGGTGGCCACCACGCCCAGAATGCGGTCGATGGCGCCGTCGCACAGCAGGTAGCGCGAAAGCCGGTTGGCCACCATCTGCGCGCGGTTCTCGTCCGGCGGATCGTTCACGTCCAGCCAGGCCACGCGGTGCCGCGGCGTCATCAGGCTCACCACGCGCTGGTCGCCCAGCCAGAAGAC contains the following coding sequences:
- a CDS encoding hemolysin family protein, whose translation is MGSIGTEVLIVILLLVANGVFSMSEIAVVSARKTRLQQRAEQGDAAAARALQLAESPERFLATVQVGITLVGTLAGAFGGARIAEPLAESFKHTPWLAPYANAVAITLVVLGITYLSLIIGELVPKQIGLHNPERIAALVAGPMHLLSRFASPLVWVLTSSTGLVLRAFRLQKNTDPPVTEAEISVLLEQGTQAGVFEEEEQELVERVFWLGDQRVVSLMTPRHRVAWLDVNDPPDENRAQMVANRLSRYLLCDGAIDRILGVVATKDLWAAELSGTRVEDLRPFVKPPLVVPESTRALDLLERFRESPVHMAIVVNEYGGTEGIVTLNDLLEEIAGEMASFGGPPAAPPIVKREDGSLLIDASLPMEEFREALDLPERREEYREYRTVGGFVFARMGRVPRPGQHFYAEGYRVEVVDMDGNRVDKVMVQRMDRPEDAMPREDSA